The following proteins are co-located in the Hyalangium minutum genome:
- a CDS encoding radical SAM protein: MSLAELRRDARFAAGLVARRPFQVLVQVTNRCNATCSFCDFWPNGAHPREELTADDFRKLSAELAKIGTFLISIEGGEPFVRQDLVEIVRAFGEHHVPLLYTNGWFVTEEKVKALFAAGLAQVGVSIDYSEAARHDAKRGLKGGTERAWQAVDLFRKHAPHGNRQVHVMTVLMRDNQNDLEALLKQSAAHDVGHCLTLISTQGYRRGKDSPDGVPDVSLSPQLLSLWKQYPHFRMFRDYLGSVDTFLADRSQLPACQAGTQSFNIDHLGNVSPCIEKIDRRFGNVRDEPLAAILQRMREGGTARGCQDCWTLCRGFNQSLGQGGTLKGWMDLSTRMRSA, translated from the coding sequence ATGAGCCTGGCCGAGCTTCGGCGGGACGCGCGCTTCGCGGCGGGGTTGGTGGCGCGGCGGCCCTTCCAGGTGCTGGTGCAGGTGACGAACCGCTGCAACGCCACGTGCTCCTTCTGCGACTTCTGGCCCAACGGCGCGCACCCTCGCGAGGAGCTGACGGCGGACGACTTCCGCAAGCTGTCGGCCGAGCTGGCGAAGATCGGCACATTCCTCATCTCCATCGAAGGCGGGGAGCCGTTCGTCCGGCAGGACCTGGTGGAGATCGTCCGGGCGTTTGGAGAGCACCACGTGCCGCTGCTGTACACGAACGGTTGGTTCGTGACCGAGGAGAAGGTGAAGGCGCTGTTTGCGGCGGGACTGGCGCAGGTGGGCGTGTCCATCGACTACTCGGAGGCGGCGCGGCACGACGCCAAGCGCGGACTGAAGGGCGGCACGGAGCGGGCGTGGCAGGCGGTGGACCTGTTCCGGAAGCACGCGCCGCACGGGAACCGTCAAGTGCACGTGATGACGGTGCTGATGCGCGACAACCAGAACGACTTGGAGGCGCTGCTAAAGCAGAGCGCCGCGCATGACGTGGGCCACTGCCTGACGCTGATCTCCACGCAGGGGTACCGGCGCGGGAAGGACTCGCCGGACGGTGTGCCGGACGTGTCGCTGTCACCGCAACTGCTGTCGCTGTGGAAGCAGTACCCGCACTTCCGCATGTTCCGCGACTACCTGGGGAGCGTGGACACGTTCCTCGCGGACCGAAGCCAGCTCCCGGCGTGCCAAGCGGGGACGCAGAGCTTCAACATCGATCACCTGGGGAACGTGTCCCCGTGCATCGAGAAGATCGATCGCCGGTTCGGGAACGTGCGGGACGAGCCGCTGGCGGCCATCCTCCAGCGTATGCGCGAGGGCGGGACGGCGCGGGGCTGCCAGGACTGCTGGACGCTCTGCCGGGGCTTCAACCAGAGCCTCGGGCAGGGGGGCACACTGAAGGGCTGGATGGACCTGAGCACGCGCATGCGCTCGGCGTGA
- a CDS encoding DUF1304 domain-containing protein, with amino-acid sequence MHGIGTALCLFIVAEHVAFMVLEMVFWQKPLGRALFKRSVEEARTSASLAANQGLYNGFLAAGLAMAVFLGEGRFTAFFLACVVVAGTFAGITVSRGIFFVQAAPALLAGLVLFVS; translated from the coding sequence ATGCACGGTATCGGGACAGCGCTCTGCCTCTTCATTGTCGCCGAACACGTGGCCTTCATGGTCCTGGAGATGGTCTTCTGGCAGAAGCCGCTGGGCCGGGCCCTCTTCAAAAGGTCGGTCGAGGAAGCGCGGACCTCCGCGAGCCTGGCCGCGAACCAGGGGCTCTACAATGGCTTCCTCGCCGCTGGGCTGGCGATGGCGGTCTTTCTGGGCGAGGGCCGCTTCACGGCGTTCTTCCTGGCCTGCGTCGTGGTGGCGGGAACCTTCGCGGGCATCACGGTGAGCCGCGGCATCTTCTTCGTCCAGGCAGCGCCGGCCCTCCTCGCGGGCCTCGTGCTGTTCGTCTCATAG
- a CDS encoding aspartate aminotransferase family protein — translation MTHPTIERHARHVNPAFVKLLGVLGYGRVFTRARDVWLWDDQERQYLDFLAGFGSVNLGHNHPRLMARLQRFLAEDALHFCHVGLTEHSALLGEALCQRLDAPLEVVLLASSGGEAVEAGMKLARAATRRSAFVFCEGGFHGTSFGTLSMMGSERMRKPFEPLLAGCHRVPFGDLEALERVLRREKVAAFVVEPLLAEGGVVSPPPGYLKEAQALCRKHGALLVLDEVQTGLGRLGRRFAYQGQGFVPDVLVLAKALSGGAVPVSAAITSTEIHGRAYGGTERFDLHSTTFGGNALACTAAMETLAIVDDEGLVANAAARGTELLEGLRKRLAGHPLVREIRGEGLLVGVELGPTESGLLNRLVPSLVGQVSEKVFGQWAALRLLEEGIVCQPASHRWDVLRLEPPLTVKSEEIQRVVDAVARILGDYTGLVPLLRDVVARVGEQRKREGAFR, via the coding sequence GTGACCCACCCCACCATCGAGCGCCACGCGCGCCATGTGAACCCCGCCTTCGTGAAGCTGCTGGGAGTGCTCGGCTATGGCCGGGTGTTTACGCGGGCGCGGGATGTGTGGCTCTGGGATGATCAGGAGCGGCAGTACCTCGACTTCCTGGCGGGGTTCGGCTCGGTGAACCTGGGCCACAACCACCCGAGGCTCATGGCGCGGCTGCAGCGCTTCCTGGCCGAGGACGCGCTCCACTTCTGCCACGTGGGCCTGACGGAGCACTCGGCGCTGCTGGGCGAGGCACTCTGCCAACGGCTCGATGCTCCGCTGGAGGTGGTGCTGCTGGCGTCCAGCGGCGGCGAGGCGGTGGAGGCCGGCATGAAGCTGGCCCGCGCGGCCACGCGGCGCTCGGCCTTCGTGTTCTGCGAGGGAGGCTTTCACGGGACGAGCTTCGGCACGCTCTCGATGATGGGCTCCGAGCGCATGCGCAAGCCCTTCGAGCCGCTGCTCGCGGGTTGCCACCGCGTGCCCTTCGGGGACCTGGAGGCACTGGAGCGGGTGCTCCGGCGCGAGAAGGTCGCGGCGTTCGTGGTGGAGCCGCTGCTGGCCGAGGGCGGCGTCGTCTCTCCGCCTCCGGGGTATTTAAAGGAGGCACAGGCGCTGTGCCGCAAGCACGGGGCCCTGCTGGTGCTGGACGAGGTGCAGACGGGGCTGGGCCGCCTGGGCCGGCGCTTCGCGTACCAGGGCCAGGGCTTCGTGCCGGATGTGCTGGTGCTGGCCAAGGCGCTGAGCGGCGGAGCGGTGCCGGTGTCCGCGGCCATCACCTCCACGGAGATTCACGGGCGCGCCTACGGAGGGACGGAGCGGTTCGATCTGCACAGCACCACGTTCGGTGGCAACGCGCTGGCGTGCACGGCGGCCATGGAGACGCTGGCCATCGTGGATGACGAGGGGCTCGTGGCGAACGCCGCCGCGAGAGGGACCGAGCTGCTGGAGGGCCTGCGGAAGCGGCTCGCGGGGCATCCGCTGGTGCGGGAGATCCGCGGCGAGGGATTGCTGGTGGGCGTGGAGCTGGGGCCCACCGAGAGCGGGCTGCTCAACCGCCTGGTTCCGAGCCTGGTGGGACAGGTGTCGGAGAAGGTCTTCGGACAGTGGGCGGCGCTGCGGCTGTTGGAGGAGGGCATCGTGTGCCAGCCAGCCTCGCACCGGTGGGACGTGCTGCGGCTGGAGCCGCCGCTGACGGTGAAGTCCGAGGAGATTCAGCGGGTGGTGGATGCGGTGGCGCGCATCCTGGGGGACTACACGGGGCTGGTGCCGCTGCTGCGCGATGTGGTGGCGAGGGTGGGCGAGCAGCGCAAGCGGGAAGGAGCGTTCCGATGA